The Sorex araneus isolate mSorAra2 chromosome X, mSorAra2.pri, whole genome shotgun sequence DNA segment AAAGAGGTCTGCAAGAAGTCACAGAGCTGTTGGTCTCCCATGGCAATACCCAGCTCATACAAATCCTGAAGGGCACGGTTGAGGCTTTTTTCTATGATCACTGCAGACTCCATGACCTTATGGCTTTTGCCCCAGTCATCTTGGAAAGGGCGCTTTACGTCCTGAAAGGAAGTGTGACCATGGCGCAGATTTTGCATCTTCAGGAGGCGCTCCACACCTTTAAGTTTCTCCTCGGACAGTATGTGAAAGAAGTGTCCCAGCTCCTTGAGACATACATCATCTCGTTGGAAATAGAAGCCTAGATCAAGGTACATGTAGGAGGCCTGCAGATGTAAGTTCACTAGGTTACTGATGGAGGCCTCCACCCCAGTTGAATGACCCTGAAGAATCCGAGCAATCATGAGTCGACCAATAGCgagaattaaaactttaaaactggTGCTGGATGCTATAGAGTTgcttcagagattcttttgtagTCAGCAACTGGAAAAAGGTTTGGAGGATGGTCAGTCGCAGTTAGATGGGGTGTCCTCAGTTCTGTTCCATCCAAACACTTGATGCAAGGAACCAATCAGTGGTGCTATTTGAAGTTCCACTggatcatatatattatataaatacatcTTTACAAAATGAGTTCCACAATCATACCAAACTCCTAGAGAAAAATGGCAtgaaactccatgacaataatcactctcaatatcaatgggctaaatgcaccaagtaagagacacagagtggcaggatagaTTAGAAAACTGAACCAAACATTCTActtcctgcaagaaacatatttgAACAGCCACTAACAACATGCACTCAAAGTCGATGGTTTGAAGACAATCCTTCAAgtaaacagctccctcaaaaaggTCGGGTGGCTATACTAGTTTCAGATAACATAGAATTCATGCTGAAAAAGGTGATAAGAGACAGTGAGGgtgatttcttaatgatcaaagtaTGGGTAAATCAGGAAGAATTCATGCCCCTAAATATTATGCCCTTACTGagggccagcaaaatacttaaaacagataTAATAGACTTGAAAAATGGACATTGATAGTAACACAATAGTACTAATAGTCTTCAATACCTCTCTTTTGCCTCTCTATAGATAAATCAGACTATATCTCAGTAAGGAAACAACttgctttaaagaaataaatggaaaagaggagctttaatatatatatatatacatgtatatacatatatatatgtatatatatatatatatatatatatacaaacacggTTTTTCATTACCAAAGAGCcagatacacattcttctccaaagcATATGGGACATTGTCCAAGGTAGACCATGTTCCTCCACAAAGCCAAGAGGATAGAAATCATATTAACTATC contains these protein-coding regions:
- the LOC129399755 gene encoding ferritin light chain-like — its product is MIARILQGHSTGVEASISNLVNLHLQASYMYLDLGFYFQRDDVCLKELGHFFHILSEEKLKGVERLLKMQNLRHGHTSFQDVKRPFQDDWGKSHKVMESAVIIEKSLNRALQDLYELGIAMGDQQLCDFLQTSFIDREVKVLEKMKVYLANLRTPVLVYGMGEQLF